One Oryza sativa Japonica Group chromosome 8, ASM3414082v1 DNA window includes the following coding sequences:
- the LOC107278005 gene encoding transcription factor HEC2, whose product MEFDMLNSNPEAQLELMNTMLQLEQLSAFPDHHGMVVPCSPTSPCMGAQGGHHHFSSVNHQPAHGVVSSGGANTGDGYRDQYYTQLLPAAAYSNAAGGGRGSEYHTTTTTRPASGGGGDGGVGPAAMREMIFHIAALQPVNIDPETVRPPKRRNVRISTDPQSVAARMRRERISERIRILQRLVPGGTKMDTASMLDEAIHYVKFLKTQVQSLERAAAANGHRPPPPTATSAAAATVAYPGLNGQW is encoded by the coding sequence ATGGAGTTTGACATGCTGAACTCCAACCCGGAGGCGCAGCTCGAGCTGATGAACACAATGCTACAGCTGGAGCAGCTGAGCGCATTCCCTGACCACCACGGCATGGTGGTGCCGTGCTCTCCCACTTCGCCATGCATGGGAGCGCAAGGTGGTCATCATCACTTCTCCTCGGTGAATCATCAGCCAGCTCACGGCGTCGTGTCGTCAGGTGGCGCCAACACCGGCGACGGGTACCGCGACCAGTACTACACCCAGCTGCTTCCCGCCGCCGCGTACAGCAACGCGGCAGGCGGTGGCCGCGGCTCGGAGTAccacacgacgacgacgacgcggccggcttccggcggcggcggggacggcggcgtgggGCCGGCGGCGATGAGGGAGATGATCTTCCACATCGCGGCGCTGCAGCCGGTGAACATCGACCCGGAGACGGTGCGGCCGCCGAAGCGCCGGAACGTGCGCATCTCGACGGACCCGCAGAGCGTGGCGGCGCGGATGCGGCGGGAGCGCATCAGCGAGCGCATCCGCATCCTGCAGCGGCTCGTCCCCGGCGGCACCAAGATGGACACCGCCTCCATGCTCGACGAGGCCATCCACTACGTCAAGTTCCTCAAGACTCAGGTGCAGTCGctggagcgcgccgccgccgccaacggccaccgcccgccgccgcccaccgccacctccgccgccgccgccaccgtggcCTACCCTGGCCTGAACGGCCAGTGGTAG